From a single Vibrio tubiashii genomic region:
- a CDS encoding chemotaxis protein CheX — protein MRAEFVNPFLASLMNVLKTMASLELKPQKPRVKKDEIARGDVSGLIGMVGPQSRGSMSITFDESLALEIMQNMLGERPNGLNDEVTDMVGEITNMVTGGAKRILAESGFDFDMATPVVVSGKGHTIRHKCEGSIIIMPFTSQWGNAFIEICFE, from the coding sequence ATGCGCGCTGAATTTGTAAACCCGTTTTTAGCTTCATTGATGAACGTATTAAAAACGATGGCTTCGCTGGAATTGAAGCCACAGAAACCTCGTGTGAAAAAAGATGAAATCGCGCGTGGGGATGTTTCAGGTTTAATAGGGATGGTTGGCCCACAAAGCCGTGGCTCTATGTCTATTACGTTTGATGAGAGTCTTGCATTAGAAATTATGCAAAATATGCTCGGCGAGCGCCCGAACGGTCTTAACGATGAAGTAACGGACATGGTGGGTGAAATCACCAATATGGTTACTGGTGGTGCAAAACGTATTCTTGCAGAAAGTGGCTTTGATTTTGATATGGCTACACCGGTTGTTGTATCTGGTAAAGGCCATACTATTCGTCACAAGTGTGAAGGCTCTATCATCATTATGCCTTTCACATCTCAATGGGGTAACGCCTTTATTGAGATCTGTTTCGAGTAG
- the cysD gene encoding sulfate adenylyltransferase subunit CysD, with protein sequence MDQERLTHLKQLEAESIHIIREVAAEFDNPVMMYSIGKDSSVMLHLARKAFYPGKIPFPLLHVDTDWKFKEMIKFRDRTAEKYGFELLVHKNPEGLAMGCSPFTHGSSKHTDIMKTQGLKQALNKYGFDAAFGGARRDEEKSRAKERVYSFRDKNHTWDPKNQRPELWRTYNGQINKGESIRVFPLSNWTELDIWQYIYLENIEIVPLYLADKRPVVERDGMLIMVDDDRMELQPGEKIEEKSVRFRTLGCYPLTGAIESEANTLTGIIEEMLVATSSERQGRAIDHDQSGSMELKKRQGYF encoded by the coding sequence ATGGATCAAGAACGTTTAACCCATCTTAAGCAGCTTGAAGCGGAGAGTATTCACATCATTCGTGAAGTTGCCGCTGAGTTCGATAACCCAGTGATGATGTATTCAATTGGTAAAGACTCATCGGTCATGCTGCATCTGGCACGTAAAGCTTTTTACCCAGGTAAAATTCCTTTCCCGCTACTTCATGTCGATACCGACTGGAAGTTTAAGGAAATGATTAAGTTCCGTGACCGTACTGCTGAGAAATACGGCTTTGAGCTTTTGGTTCACAAGAACCCAGAAGGTCTTGCGATGGGATGTAGCCCATTCACACATGGCTCATCTAAGCATACTGACATCATGAAGACTCAAGGTCTTAAACAAGCTTTGAACAAGTATGGCTTCGATGCAGCTTTTGGTGGCGCGCGTCGTGATGAAGAGAAATCTCGTGCGAAAGAGCGTGTTTACTCTTTCCGTGACAAGAACCATACGTGGGACCCAAAGAATCAGCGTCCTGAGTTATGGCGTACTTACAACGGCCAAATCAATAAAGGTGAGAGTATTCGTGTCTTCCCACTTTCAAACTGGACTGAGCTAGATATCTGGCAATACATCTATCTAGAGAACATCGAGATTGTGCCACTTTACCTAGCCGATAAGCGACCAGTTGTTGAGCGTGATGGCATGCTAATCATGGTGGACGATGACCGTATGGAGCTTCAGCCAGGTGAAAAAATCGAAGAGAAAAGCGTTCGCTTCAGAACACTCGGTTGTTACCCACTGACTGGCGCGATTGAGTCTGAAGCCAATACGCTCACAGGCATTATTGAAGAGATGTTGGTGGCGACATCCAGTGAACGACAAGGCAGAGCGATCGACCACGATCAGTCTGGATCGATGGAACTTAAGAAACGCCAAGGTTACTTCTAA
- the zur gene encoding zinc uptake transcriptional repressor Zur — protein sequence MAMVISLDLQLVKQIEDICSARGVRLTTQRKRVFELICSSPKASSAYELLEELKQSEPQAKPPTVYRALDFLLEQGFIHRVESTNSYIQCVSCNAHNHFSHLLICDKCGSVIEFQDDSLVALLANNAKANGFAINNHVIESHGICQSCSSDSTN from the coding sequence ATGGCAATGGTGATAAGTTTGGACCTGCAGTTAGTGAAGCAAATTGAAGATATATGCTCTGCACGAGGTGTACGACTCACAACTCAACGCAAGCGAGTATTTGAACTGATATGCTCTAGCCCAAAAGCCTCTAGTGCTTATGAGCTTCTTGAAGAGTTGAAACAAAGTGAACCTCAAGCAAAACCACCGACCGTCTATCGCGCGTTGGATTTTTTGCTAGAGCAAGGCTTTATTCATCGAGTTGAATCAACCAATAGCTACATTCAATGTGTTTCGTGTAACGCCCACAATCATTTTTCGCATCTACTGATTTGCGATAAATGTGGGAGTGTTATTGAATTTCAAGATGATAGTTTGGTAGCCTTGCTAGCTAACAATGCAAAAGCAAATGGCTTTGCCATCAATAATCACGTAATTGAGTCACACGGTATTTGTCAGTCATGCTCATCTGACAGTACGAATTAA
- the cysN gene encoding sulfate adenylyltransferase subunit CysN, whose protein sequence is MNSAVEAQLEELGIEGYLKQHQYKSLLRFLTCGSVDDGKSTLIGRLLHDSKQIYEDQLAAVHNDSQRVGTTGERPDLALLVDGLQAEREQGITIDVAYRYFSTQKRKFIIADTPGHEQYTRNMATGASTCDLAVILIDARKGVLDQTRRHSFISNLLGLKHFVVAVNKMDLVDYSQQRFEEIRDEYLEFSKNLQGETDIQIIPLSALEGDNVVEPSPKMAWFEGSPLLEILENVDVDQDKEIGEFRFPVQYVNRPNLDFRGFAGTIASGSVKVGDEVKALPSGKTSKVARIVTFDGDLEQAQAGLAVTLTLEDEIDISRGDLIVLENAQVESSNHLLADVVWMTEQPLQPGRDYDVKIAGKKTVGHVEAIRHQYDINNLSTHSAVELPLNGIGLCEWTLTESVALDDYLASQDTGGFIIIDRLTNVTVGAGLVRESLSSVELKTSDISAFELELNALVRKHFPHWEAKDISQLLK, encoded by the coding sequence ATGAATAGCGCAGTTGAAGCTCAGCTTGAAGAGCTTGGTATTGAAGGATACCTAAAACAACACCAATACAAATCACTACTTAGATTCCTCACTTGTGGTTCAGTAGATGATGGTAAAAGTACCTTGATCGGTCGCTTACTGCATGACTCTAAGCAAATTTATGAAGATCAATTAGCAGCCGTTCATAACGACAGCCAACGCGTTGGTACCACTGGAGAGCGTCCAGACCTTGCTTTGCTTGTCGATGGACTTCAGGCAGAGCGAGAGCAAGGGATCACTATCGATGTAGCTTACCGTTACTTCTCAACACAGAAACGTAAGTTCATCATTGCGGATACTCCGGGGCATGAGCAGTACACGCGTAATATGGCGACAGGGGCATCGACCTGTGATCTCGCAGTGATCTTGATTGATGCACGTAAAGGCGTACTGGATCAAACTCGCCGTCACTCATTTATCTCAAACCTACTTGGTCTTAAGCACTTTGTGGTTGCGGTAAACAAAATGGATCTTGTTGACTATTCGCAGCAGCGTTTTGAAGAGATTCGCGATGAGTATCTTGAGTTCTCCAAAAACCTGCAAGGCGAAACCGATATTCAAATCATCCCGCTTTCTGCACTTGAGGGTGATAACGTTGTTGAGCCTAGCCCGAAAATGGCTTGGTTCGAAGGTTCGCCGTTGCTAGAGATTCTAGAAAACGTGGATGTTGACCAAGACAAAGAGATTGGTGAGTTCCGTTTCCCTGTCCAATACGTTAACCGTCCGAATCTAGATTTCCGTGGCTTTGCTGGCACGATTGCTTCCGGTAGCGTCAAAGTGGGTGATGAAGTTAAGGCATTGCCTTCAGGTAAAACGTCGAAAGTTGCACGTATCGTTACTTTTGACGGTGACCTTGAACAAGCTCAGGCAGGACTAGCCGTCACGTTAACGCTTGAAGATGAGATTGATATCAGCCGTGGTGATTTGATTGTGCTAGAGAATGCGCAAGTTGAGTCGAGTAACCACTTGCTTGCTGATGTCGTGTGGATGACAGAGCAACCACTTCAGCCAGGCCGCGATTATGACGTGAAGATTGCTGGTAAGAAAACGGTCGGTCATGTCGAGGCGATTCGCCACCAATATGACATCAACAATCTATCAACGCACAGCGCAGTTGAGCTACCTCTTAATGGTATCGGCTTGTGTGAGTGGACGTTAACAGAGTCTGTAGCGCTTGATGACTATCTTGCTAGCCAAGACACTGGTGGTTTCATCATCATCGATCGCCTAACCAATGTAACAGTTGGTGCTGGTCTTGTGCGCGAAAGCCTATCAAGTGTTGAACTGAAAACCTCTGATATCTCTGCATTTGAACTAGAACTAAATGCTTTAGTTCGCAAGCACTTCCCACACTGGGAAGCAAAAGATATTAGTCAGCTACTTAAATAG
- a CDS encoding HD-GYP domain-containing protein gives MPIEQHEKPVILVVDDIPDNIHTLSGILSDDYRIKAATSGAKALQIAGTKPYPHLILLDIMMPEMDGYEVCEKLKANPVTAEIPVIFVTAKAEVVDEQKGFEIGAVDYITKPISPPIVQARVKTHISLYDQNLSLANKVKERTALLEKTRLEVIQRLGRAAEYKDNETGMHVIRMSHYSRILAQQLDVSERWVELVFQASPMHDIGKIGIPDAVLRKPGKLDAEEWAVMQTHVKIGADIIADSDTRLMQMAQEIALYHHEKWDGSGYPHGLKGEDIPLSARIVAIADVFDALTSERPYKQAWPIEKATALLEEEAGSHFDPTLVPIFLQQLDEILKVKESFKDEF, from the coding sequence ATGCCAATTGAACAGCATGAAAAACCTGTAATTCTGGTTGTCGATGATATCCCCGACAACATCCATACTTTGTCAGGCATTCTTTCTGATGACTACCGTATAAAAGCGGCAACAAGCGGCGCAAAAGCCTTACAAATTGCGGGTACCAAACCTTACCCACACCTCATCCTACTCGACATTATGATGCCGGAAATGGACGGTTACGAGGTATGTGAAAAACTTAAAGCTAATCCGGTCACCGCTGAAATTCCTGTTATTTTTGTTACCGCCAAAGCGGAAGTGGTCGATGAGCAAAAAGGCTTCGAAATAGGCGCTGTTGACTATATAACCAAACCAATTAGCCCGCCTATCGTTCAAGCTAGGGTAAAAACACATATTTCTCTCTATGACCAAAACCTTTCATTAGCCAACAAAGTGAAAGAGCGCACTGCGCTGCTGGAAAAAACACGCCTTGAGGTCATCCAGCGTCTTGGCCGAGCGGCGGAATATAAAGATAACGAAACAGGCATGCACGTTATTCGCATGAGTCACTATTCGAGAATCCTCGCTCAGCAGTTAGATGTGAGTGAGCGATGGGTGGAATTAGTGTTCCAAGCCTCCCCTATGCATGATATTGGTAAGATAGGTATCCCTGACGCCGTGCTGCGCAAACCGGGCAAATTGGATGCCGAAGAGTGGGCAGTAATGCAAACCCACGTAAAAATCGGCGCAGATATCATTGCAGACAGCGACACACGATTGATGCAGATGGCACAAGAGATCGCGCTTTATCACCACGAAAAGTGGGATGGCAGCGGCTATCCGCACGGATTAAAAGGAGAAGATATCCCGCTTAGTGCGAGAATTGTTGCTATTGCAGATGTCTTCGATGCCTTAACCAGTGAGCGCCCTTACAAACAGGCGTGGCCGATTGAAAAAGCGACCGCTTTGCTCGAAGAAGAAGCGGGCTCACATTTCGATCCAACGCTGGTCCCAATCTTTCTCCAACAACTCGATGAGATTTTGAAAGTTAAAGAATCTTTTAAAGATGAATTCTAA
- a CDS encoding SLC13 family permease, producing the protein MWQQGFVLAILLGIVAYLVTTRIKPSYIFAGAAFIAFLGGMIELGEVATNFTNSSLLTLVLLILASAALEKTRLISWVSRSLSTGRLGTVVAKLGVSTALLSSFTNNTAVVVSLIGAIKRNQQHAPSKLLIPLSYAAILGGTLTLIGTSTNLIINSFVEDAGLPSLGFFAPTMIGLSVLLGGMLILIPLSYLLPNYEDHSQDELPYFLEARVEPGSPLVGRSISENNLRALRKLFLAEVVRDGETMPSVEPDFVLQARDRLLFCGDIESVATLQEIQGLTLFGQHHLNGQGFVEVVVSSSASFCNKTLKSSHFRDRFDAVVVAIRRGHERLQGGLGNITLNAGDTLVLVPGKRFEQERRAHRKEFVLVNDLDSSARLDANKSAMVLVGFASVIALALLEIVPLIKGLSVFLLAALFFGVVQLGELRRRFPVDIVVIVGSALSIAQLMLSTGLSVSLGQMFIEGFNGWGVFGALVATYLLTLILTELVTNNAAAALSFPIGYSMAIGYGVDPMPFIMAVLFGASASFISPYGYQTNLLVYSVGNYKLTDYVRVGIPLSIVYSVLVLTLIPLFFPF; encoded by the coding sequence ATGTGGCAGCAAGGATTTGTGTTGGCAATTTTACTCGGCATCGTAGCATACTTGGTAACAACACGAATTAAACCTAGTTATATCTTCGCTGGAGCAGCTTTTATTGCTTTCCTTGGTGGCATGATAGAGCTAGGTGAAGTGGCTACCAATTTCACCAACTCTTCGCTACTCACTTTAGTGCTGCTGATCTTAGCATCAGCAGCACTAGAAAAGACTCGCCTGATTAGTTGGGTAAGCCGCTCACTTTCAACCGGCAGGTTGGGTACTGTTGTTGCCAAACTGGGTGTCTCAACAGCGCTACTTTCATCTTTTACCAATAATACTGCGGTCGTGGTCTCTTTGATTGGCGCCATTAAACGTAACCAGCAGCATGCACCGTCAAAGCTATTGATCCCGCTTTCTTACGCCGCGATCTTAGGTGGCACACTGACCTTGATCGGTACGTCGACCAACTTGATCATTAACAGCTTTGTTGAAGATGCCGGACTACCTAGTCTTGGTTTCTTTGCTCCAACTATGATCGGCTTGTCTGTCTTGCTTGGTGGTATGTTGATCTTGATCCCGCTCAGTTACCTGTTGCCCAATTATGAAGATCATAGCCAAGATGAGTTGCCCTATTTTCTTGAAGCGAGAGTCGAGCCAGGTTCGCCATTGGTCGGTCGTAGCATTAGCGAGAACAACCTACGCGCACTGCGTAAATTGTTCTTAGCCGAAGTGGTACGAGATGGTGAAACCATGCCTTCTGTTGAACCGGACTTTGTGCTTCAAGCTCGTGACCGATTGCTGTTTTGTGGTGATATTGAAAGTGTCGCAACGCTGCAAGAAATTCAGGGGCTGACCTTATTTGGCCAGCATCACCTCAACGGCCAAGGCTTTGTCGAAGTAGTGGTGAGCTCTTCAGCAAGCTTTTGTAATAAAACGCTTAAATCGAGCCACTTCCGCGATCGCTTTGATGCGGTTGTTGTTGCCATACGCCGCGGGCATGAGCGCTTACAGGGCGGGTTAGGGAATATTACACTCAATGCGGGTGATACCTTAGTCCTTGTTCCGGGTAAACGCTTTGAGCAAGAACGTCGTGCGCATCGCAAAGAGTTTGTCCTAGTGAATGACTTAGATTCGAGTGCGCGTTTGGATGCCAATAAGTCGGCCATGGTGTTAGTCGGTTTTGCTAGTGTCATTGCCCTTGCGCTGCTTGAGATCGTGCCGCTGATTAAGGGGTTATCCGTTTTTCTCTTGGCTGCACTGTTTTTTGGTGTGGTTCAGCTCGGTGAGCTTCGCAGACGTTTTCCCGTTGATATCGTAGTGATTGTTGGCTCGGCGCTCTCTATTGCTCAACTGATGCTGTCGACAGGTTTGTCTGTTAGCTTAGGCCAGATGTTTATTGAAGGCTTCAATGGTTGGGGTGTGTTTGGTGCCTTGGTTGCCACTTACTTACTAACCCTGATTTTAACTGAGCTTGTAACCAATAATGCAGCGGCGGCGTTGTCGTTTCCTATCGGCTACAGCATGGCGATTGGCTACGGTGTCGACCCAATGCCATTCATTATGGCAGTGCTTTTTGGCGCTAGCGCGAGCTTTATTTCTCCCTACGGTTATCAGACCAATCTCTTGGTTTACAGCGTAGGCAATTACAAATTAACAGATTACGTTCGAGTGGGAATTCCTCTTTCTATTGTTTACTCCGTATTGGTGTTAACGCTAATTCCACTCTTCTTTCCGTTTTAA
- a CDS encoding pyocin activator PrtN family protein: protein MTTHKLLAEQFNNKPLIPLEELAELYLGLTPSTAKRKARDNLLPFPVMRLGDSQKSPWVVSFEHFARYVDQQAAQAHESWKRLQC from the coding sequence ATGACGACTCACAAACTATTGGCAGAACAGTTCAACAACAAACCTTTAATTCCTCTTGAAGAACTTGCGGAGCTCTATCTGGGTCTAACCCCAAGTACTGCAAAGAGAAAGGCTCGTGATAACCTTTTGCCTTTTCCTGTAATGAGGTTGGGAGATTCACAGAAGTCCCCTTGGGTTGTGTCGTTTGAGCACTTTGCTAGGTATGTTGATCAGCAAGCAGCGCAAGCTCATGAGAGCTGGAAGAGATTGCAATGCTAA
- the cysC gene encoding adenylyl-sulfate kinase has translation MTTETPTKDENVVWHQHSIDKAFRSQLKKQKPVVLWFTGLSGAGKSTVAGALETRLAQAGFHTYLLDGDNVRHGLCSDLGFSEQDRRENIRRIGELAKLMADAGLIVLSAFISPHRAERQLVREMLPEGEFLEVFVNTSLEVCEQRDPKGLYKKARAGEIANFTGIDSEYEAPLQPEIDLLAGEKSIEDLVEDCLQALKERQVIA, from the coding sequence ATGACTACGGAAACGCCAACTAAAGATGAAAATGTCGTATGGCATCAACACTCTATTGATAAGGCATTTCGCTCTCAGTTAAAGAAGCAAAAGCCAGTAGTGTTATGGTTTACCGGTCTTTCTGGTGCAGGTAAATCTACCGTGGCGGGAGCGTTAGAGACGCGTCTTGCACAAGCAGGTTTTCATACTTACCTGCTAGATGGAGACAATGTACGTCACGGCCTATGTAGTGATTTGGGCTTTTCAGAGCAAGATCGTCGCGAGAACATTCGACGCATTGGTGAATTAGCTAAGTTGATGGCAGATGCTGGCTTAATTGTTTTATCAGCGTTTATTTCACCACATCGCGCGGAAAGACAGTTGGTCAGAGAGATGCTACCTGAGGGAGAGTTCCTTGAAGTCTTCGTCAACACCTCGCTCGAAGTTTGCGAGCAGCGTGACCCTAAAGGTTTGTACAAGAAAGCGCGAGCAGGGGAAATTGCAAACTTCACCGGTATTGATTCTGAATATGAAGCACCATTGCAGCCAGAAATCGATCTACTGGCTGGTGAGAAGTCGATAGAAGATCTGGTAGAAGATTGTTTACAAGCTCTCAAGGAAAGACAAGTTATCGCATAA
- a CDS encoding response regulator, which produces MDSVKNYALDSKRILIGFVIASVMLLIAGIIGWLSLTQRFNTVEQYANNAQLLSTLDGIKVIEQSYIRQPDTQLQNQLSQAVSKAQLIASDAVSNGADSQIQSSLAHYHQQFESYVELSEKSGQTRTELSETGDYVESLVQEIQLEHEQFIESSIVSIDELRDKVDRESDLAIQAHWLVSLIANSQAEQKTYIVTNQQESLNLAQLELKKAEQLINKLEREATDSESQQTIILIKNAKNRYSSALVQLRSWPKLSKPLQANISSQIERSVTELTRVSIELRSHLQQKLKLAQQAVTSVQLSISDKLSISTNLLVLHTEISNAQQSDKDYAITQQIERQLQLKTEVENNLSAAIELLENLYEQVITEDEQIQISTLQDATQDYLTLFNQLTNLRGEKNRQIQALKQQHQAIIDLILPSYEAQLATVEDSGSIARNLAIGGAIFLVTLLLLGFLANKSHSALERFAEKLAIARDDADSANSAKSDFLANMSHEIRTPMNAIIGMSYLALKTDLTKAQRNYIHKVKLSADSLLGLINDILDFSKIEAGKLDIENVDFHLENVLDNISNLVGLRASERGLELLIHIDRDVPTTLVGDPLRLGQILINLANNAVKFTEKGEIKISIRVAERNGDDLVLEFSVEDSGIGMTAEQTAKLFSKFTQADSSTTRKYGGTGLGLAISKELSQLMGGDIRVESEAGKGSCFTFTVASKVSHALKQEEIAVPVELGKLRVLVVDDNASARIIVEDILESLRFDAHSVSGADEALSELNQALGNEQPYDLLITDWQMPGKDGIDLLEMVKAQISQSQQPKSLMLTAFGREELTEIIEQRGITVPSILDKPITASHLFDAIVSLYGVDHARLSRSEAEEQNQLANVQQLAGAQLLLVEDNEINQELAIELLEGQQMHVTVAENGQVALDLYKTNEFDGILMDCQMPIMDGYEATQYIRTKLNDHSIPIIAMTANVMERDKVKATEAGMNDIIAKPIDVGSMFSTLAKWITPKHPQQFVIQSAQHSLDIPQIEGVDTQAGLIRSSGNGNLYKKLLERFATTYRDTDAVLLALSDQDKEVRKRNVHSLKGVSGNIGASELHQLSASLEQDLDNSTLRKELIEQLKQLIDQIEQALANAQPETKTAQTSAQNYDQATYEKLYSAIEQSDTEAVTIINDIVSGKQIGLSSAQLSELSRAVEEFDFERGLQILDTAQ; this is translated from the coding sequence ATGGACTCTGTAAAAAACTACGCTCTCGATTCAAAACGTATTCTTATTGGCTTTGTTATCGCGTCAGTGATGCTGCTCATTGCAGGTATTATCGGTTGGCTGAGCCTCACTCAACGCTTCAACACCGTTGAGCAATATGCCAATAACGCTCAGCTACTCTCAACCTTAGATGGTATTAAAGTCATAGAGCAAAGCTATATTCGCCAGCCAGATACCCAACTGCAAAATCAATTGTCGCAGGCGGTCAGTAAAGCTCAGTTAATTGCCAGTGATGCTGTAAGCAATGGCGCTGACTCGCAGATTCAAAGCTCACTCGCTCACTATCACCAGCAATTTGAAAGCTATGTGGAGCTAAGTGAGAAGTCTGGTCAAACACGTACGGAGCTGTCTGAAACGGGAGACTACGTAGAGAGCTTAGTGCAAGAGATTCAGCTTGAGCATGAGCAGTTCATTGAGTCGAGTATCGTGTCGATTGATGAACTGAGAGACAAAGTCGACCGCGAGTCTGATCTTGCGATTCAAGCGCACTGGTTAGTCAGCCTGATTGCGAACTCTCAAGCAGAGCAGAAAACCTACATCGTTACCAATCAACAAGAATCTTTGAACCTGGCTCAGTTGGAGTTAAAGAAAGCAGAGCAATTGATCAATAAACTTGAGCGCGAGGCAACCGATAGCGAAAGCCAACAGACTATCATTCTAATCAAGAACGCAAAAAACCGTTACAGCTCAGCTTTAGTCCAACTTCGCAGTTGGCCAAAGCTGTCTAAACCTCTGCAAGCGAATATCTCTTCACAGATAGAAAGATCAGTCACTGAGCTGACTCGGGTCTCAATCGAGCTGCGGTCTCACCTCCAACAAAAACTTAAGCTCGCCCAGCAAGCCGTAACCAGTGTACAGCTCTCTATTAGCGATAAGCTTTCTATCAGCACCAACTTATTGGTATTACACACTGAGATTAGTAATGCACAGCAAAGTGACAAAGACTACGCCATTACTCAGCAGATTGAGCGACAACTCCAACTAAAAACGGAAGTTGAGAACAACCTTAGTGCGGCTATTGAGCTGTTAGAAAACCTTTATGAGCAAGTTATTACTGAAGATGAACAAATCCAAATCAGTACGCTGCAAGACGCGACGCAAGATTACCTAACTCTGTTTAATCAGCTTACAAACTTACGTGGTGAGAAAAACCGTCAAATCCAAGCACTCAAACAGCAGCATCAAGCTATCATTGATCTAATCTTACCTAGCTATGAAGCACAGCTAGCCACAGTGGAAGATTCTGGCAGTATCGCACGTAATCTAGCCATTGGTGGTGCAATCTTCCTAGTTACACTTTTACTCCTAGGTTTTCTAGCCAATAAATCTCACTCTGCCTTAGAGCGATTTGCCGAAAAGCTCGCGATTGCGCGTGATGACGCCGATTCAGCGAACAGCGCTAAGTCGGATTTCTTAGCGAATATGAGCCACGAAATCCGCACCCCGATGAATGCGATTATAGGTATGAGCTACTTGGCGCTCAAAACCGACTTAACTAAAGCGCAGCGTAACTACATTCATAAAGTTAAGCTGTCTGCAGACTCCCTACTGGGGCTGATCAATGACATCCTCGACTTTTCTAAAATTGAAGCGGGTAAGCTAGATATTGAAAACGTCGACTTCCATTTAGAGAACGTACTCGACAATATTTCGAACCTTGTTGGTTTACGTGCTTCGGAGCGCGGGCTTGAGCTTCTGATCCACATTGATCGAGATGTACCTACCACCTTAGTCGGAGATCCTCTGCGCCTTGGGCAGATCTTAATTAATCTTGCCAATAACGCAGTCAAGTTTACAGAGAAAGGGGAAATCAAAATCTCCATTCGTGTTGCCGAACGTAATGGCGATGACCTAGTACTAGAATTTAGTGTTGAAGACAGTGGTATAGGCATGACAGCGGAGCAAACCGCTAAGTTGTTTAGCAAGTTCACTCAAGCTGACAGCTCAACCACACGGAAATATGGTGGTACCGGATTAGGGTTAGCCATCAGTAAAGAACTTAGCCAGTTAATGGGCGGGGATATCCGTGTCGAAAGTGAAGCAGGTAAAGGCTCATGCTTTACTTTTACTGTAGCCTCCAAAGTCAGTCACGCTCTGAAACAAGAAGAGATCGCGGTTCCTGTCGAGCTAGGAAAGCTGAGAGTGCTTGTCGTCGATGACAATGCCAGCGCTAGAATCATTGTTGAAGATATCCTTGAATCACTACGATTTGACGCCCACAGCGTAAGCGGTGCAGATGAAGCACTCTCTGAGCTCAACCAAGCGCTCGGCAATGAACAACCTTATGATCTGCTCATTACCGACTGGCAAATGCCTGGTAAAGATGGCATCGATTTACTTGAGATGGTTAAAGCTCAGATTTCTCAATCTCAACAGCCAAAATCACTTATGTTGACCGCCTTCGGTCGAGAGGAACTCACCGAAATCATTGAACAAAGAGGCATTACTGTTCCTAGCATTCTCGATAAGCCGATAACAGCATCTCACCTATTTGATGCGATTGTTTCTCTCTACGGCGTTGACCATGCCCGTTTAAGTCGCAGTGAGGCAGAAGAGCAGAACCAACTAGCCAATGTTCAGCAACTGGCTGGCGCGCAACTGCTATTAGTTGAGGATAATGAAATCAACCAAGAGTTGGCTATTGAGCTTCTTGAGGGTCAACAAATGCATGTCACCGTAGCGGAGAATGGTCAGGTCGCTCTCGATCTGTACAAGACCAATGAGTTCGATGGCATTTTGATGGATTGCCAAATGCCAATTATGGATGGCTATGAAGCGACCCAATATATTCGTACTAAACTCAATGACCATTCGATACCCATTATCGCCATGACTGCTAACGTGATGGAGCGAGATAAGGTCAAAGCTACAGAAGCAGGAATGAACGACATTATCGCCAAACCGATTGATGTCGGAAGTATGTTTAGCACTCTGGCCAAATGGATTACGCCAAAACATCCGCAACAATTTGTTATCCAGTCTGCTCAGCACAGCTTGGACATTCCTCAGATTGAAGGTGTCGATACACAAGCTGGGCTGATTCGTTCAAGTGGTAATGGCAACTTGTACAAAAAGCTTCTTGAGCGTTTTGCCACAACATATCGCGACACGGATGCAGTCTTGCTGGCACTCTCAGATCAAGATAAAGAGGTAAGAAAGCGCAATGTTCACTCTCTCAAAGGGGTATCTGGAAACATTGGTGCTAGTGAACTCCACCAGCTAAGTGCTTCACTGGAACAAGATCTAGATAACAGCACCTTACGTAAAGAGTTAATTGAGCAACTTAAGCAATTAATTGACCAGATAGAGCAAGCTCTTGCCAACGCACAACCAGAAACGAAGACGGCGCAAACTTCGGCTCAAAATTATGACCAAGCGACATACGAAAAGCTCTACTCGGCCATTGAGCAAAGCGATACTGAGGCCGTCACCATTATCAATGACATTGTCTCTGGTAAACAGATTGGCTTAAGCAGCGCTCAGTTATCCGAGCTGTCTAGAGCTGTTGAAGAGTTTGATTTTGAGCGTGGTTTGCAGATCTTGGACACAGCTCAATGA